The segment CTCAATATACCGACAATTATCCACCAGCAGGATGTGCAGTTGGGCTTGGCCAATAAATTGTGCAGTTTATTCGCCAAAAAGATAACCGTTTGTTTTCCGGAATCAGAAAAATATTTTAATAGAAGAAAAACAGAGATTGTTGGAAATCCAGTCAGGATGAATCTCAAGAATGGCGACAAGACAAAGAGAGATTATTTATTTGAGAAATTAGGGCTGGATAAGGATAGACCATTGGTCCTCATCACAACTGGTGGCACGGGCTCTCTGATGGTCAATAGTTTGGTTTATGATGGTTTGAAGCAATTGGTTGAGTTTTGCCAGGTGATACATGTGACTGGTAAAAACAAACCCAAAGATTTTTTTGAGAGTGAAAATTATATCAGTTACGAATTTTTGGTAAACATTGTCCCTTTTTTGTTATCAGCCGATCTGATTGTCTCTCGAGCGGGTATGGCGACATTAACAGAAATAAGCTATTTATCCAAACCGGCAATAATAATACCAATACCACGATCTCATCAGGTTTATAATGCTAGTTATTTTTATAAAAAGGGGGCAATAGAATTATTGGAACAGGAGGGAGCGGACGGAGATGATTTAATCCGCAAGATAAAAGAATTATTAAATGATAAAAATAGATTAAAAGAGTTGGGTTATAATATCCACCAGGCGATAAAATGGGGTGCAGAGGGCAGGTTGGCGGATATTATAGAGGAGTTAGCTGGTTAGCCACTAATGTTTTTTATGCAAATCGAT is part of the Candidatus Kuenenbacteria bacterium genome and harbors:
- a CDS encoding UDP-N-acetylglucosamine--N-acetylmuramyl-(pentapeptide) pyrophosphoryl-undecaprenol N-acetylglucosamine transferase — encoded protein: MKILFTGGGTMGSVTPLIAVAEVLKSKNPGSDLFWIGTRKGPEEKMVRHYNIEFKKIYSGKLRRYFSWQNFLDIFRILIGFIQSIILLLKIRPRVIVSAGGFVAVPVVWAGWLLNIPTIIHQQDVQLGLANKLCSLFAKKITVCFPESEKYFNRRKTEIVGNPVRMNLKNGDKTKRDYLFEKLGLDKDRPLVLITTGGTGSLMVNSLVYDGLKQLVEFCQVIHVTGKNKPKDFFESENYISYEFLVNIVPFLLSADLIVSRAGMATLTEISYLSKPAIIIPIPRSHQVYNASYFYKKGAIELLEQEGADGDDLIRKIKELLNDKNRLKELGYNIHQAIKWGAEGRLADIIEELAG